Part of the Variovorax sp. PAMC 28711 genome is shown below.
TTCTGCCTGGACCCGCAGGCGGATGGCACGAATCACGAAAGTACCTGCCCCGGCCACCATCATGCACAGCACGATGACCCATGCCGTCTGCATGATGGAAGTGCTTTCCCAGTCCGCGAGAGCCTCGTCTTTACCGACTGCAACGGTCACCAGAACCGGATAGTTCTGCATGTGTTCAAAGCTGATGATGCGTTGAACACCGTCGACGGTCGAGCGTGCGTCTGCTGTGCCTGATGGCTGGGTGGCGAAAAGGGTCTGCAACGGCGAAGCGGGGAGCCGCTTTCCGAGGTCTTGCTCACTGAAGGGCCGCCGCACAAGAATCCGGCCTGCAAGGATCACAGCGATTGCTCCCTGCTGACCGATGGCGAACTTGTTCAAAAATTCCCCCAGATTGCGGACGCTGAGGGTGCCGAGGACCACGCCTTGAAAATTGCCATCGGGGTCATTCACGCGGCGAGAGACCGGAATAATCCATTCTCCCGAGGAGCGGCTGACGATCGGGGCGCTGATCAATGGCCGAACGCTTGGATTGTTCCGATGGTGCACGAAGTAACTTCGATCGGCGTTGTTCCGCGACGGATCCCAGGACGCTTCGGAATTCACGATCCAGCGACCCGCCGCGTCGTAGACGAACAAACCCTTCAACTGCTTGATCGCGGCGACCTGGCTGACCAGCATCGGTTGCATTCTTTGCAGCGAGTCGGTTGTGAGATCAGAGCGCTCCAGCGCGAAGACAATGTTGTCCAGTACATGCTCGACTTCGGCAATCGAGCCTTCGACCTGAGCTGTCACGGCTTGCGCCAGATTTGAATTTGCACGGGAGATTTGCGCCAGCTCCGTGCGACGCGTTTGGTAGATCAACCACGCATTGATCGCCAGGAGCAACACGCAGACCAAGACGACAAAAAGCGTCGCCGCCCGGAGGACGTTTCACCGGCGCGGGGGTTCGCTGACCTCGAGGGGCGATGAATCGGTCAGGAAGGCGGTGTGCTTGGGGACAGGTCGCGGTTGCGGGACGCCGCCCGTGGAGTCCTTTTCACTGCTCATCCGTTAGTGCTCGTGATCGCTTTGCCATGCCGCATTGTTCCCCGCATTGGAGACAAAATAGCGATGTGGGTGAACATCTTTACGCATGTCGAGGCATCGAGAAAATATTGGAAGTCGCCACTCACGTTGTCGCGAGGTAGCGCCCGATGTGCTTCAAGCGCTGAACACCCGGCGCCGCGGCCGCCGCAGCGCGGCGGCATTCGCGCCAACGCGCCGCAGGAATGCCGATGCCCTCGCGCAACCCCGGCTCACCAAACGGCAGCGCGATGAAGCTGCCATGCGCGTGCGCAGCGAGGAACCCGGTGATCGCATCGCAGCCGTCGGCGACCAGCAGAGGCTTCCCCAATGCGATGGCCTCGGCCACGATGCCAGACATCTGATCGGCATACGCCGTGGGGTCGTAGAAGGCGAGCACCACGTCGACCTCGCTCATCGCAGCGAGGTAGGCGCGATTGCCGCGCGGCAGGGTGCTTGCACCGACACCGCGCGCCGGATGGTTCCACTGCGCGGCGAGCGTTTCATGGCCGTGGGGCAGTGCAAAGACGATCGACGTGGCGTGCGGCAGGCCGCCGCCGATCACCGCGAGGAGAGGGTGCACACCCTTGCGAACCGTCGGCGCGCCGAAGAAGCCGAAGCGCAGTGTGCGGTCCATGGCTCGCGCGTCCGCCGTCGTTCGCGAGCGCACCCAGTCGAGCGTCGCGTCGGCCCAAGGTGGCAGCAGCATGGGCGTGTCGAATTCGGTCGCGCGGAGGCGATAGCGCGAAGACTCGCTGTACAGCACGGTGCCGGGCCGAACGGAAAGCGCCGTCAGCGTGTCGCGCATCAGATCGCCCAGCCACACTTCGGCGCGCGCGTTGCCGGCCCAGAAGCGCGGTGGCATGAGGAGGCCGCAAGCCAGGCGCACGGCGGGTGTGTGCGCAAGCCAGCGCGCGACGGCCGCGAGATGGACCGGGTAGGCCGTCGGCATCAACACCCCGTCGATGCCGGCGAGATCGAGGCGTGCAAGGTCTTCGAGACAGGTCGCGAGGAGGTCTTGCAGCAGCGTTTCATGCGATTCGGTGTCGCTCACGAAGCCGGAGTACCCGTTCACGCGAAAAGCCGAAATCACTTCGCACGGGAGGTCGGCGAACGCCGCTCGATCGACGGCCCATGAGGCGGCGCACACGATCGTGAAGCCTGGCGTGGCGGCGGCCTGCACGGCGAACTCTTCGAGCATCGCGGCGTTGTGGCCGCTGCGCTGTGCGAGCCCGGGGTCGAGCAGCAGCAGCCTCAACGCCGCTCGACCTGGACGCCGTGCCGCTGGGCCAGCGCGCGCGGCAGGTCGCCCGTGTAGGTGCGCTGTCCGTGGTGCTGCAAGCGAGATTGCGCATCGGCGAACACCTGGCCGCCGAGGCTTTGCCAGCGCCGGCAAAAGGCGAAGTCTTCGGACAGGTGGCGCCCGTTGTCGGGCTCGGCCAGCATTTCGAAGAACCGGTGGTGCGGCACGGCGTCGCCGCCGTGCGGCACCCGCTCGGGCGTGTAGCGCAGCGAGGGAAACGCGGCGGCCATGCGCACGAACACGTCGCGCGCGATCAGCATGAAGCCGGTCGGCGCATCGAGCACTTCCATGAAGCCGTCCGCATCGATCGCGGTGTCGTTGAGGTTCATCGGAAAGCTGGCGTGGCGCGCCTCGAAATCTTCGCGCGTGCTGCCCGCGGGCAGTGCCTGCGCCAGCCCTGCGGCGGGCCAGCCGTCGGACTTGTGCGGATACATGCCGGCCACCACGTCGCGACCGGAGAGCAAGAGCCGCAGCGCTGCCTCGGGCTCGAAGCCGATGTCGGCGTCGATGAAGAACAGGTGCGTCCAGCGCGCGTCGGCCATGAACTCCGCGACCAGCCGGTTGCGCGCGCGCGGCACCAAGCTGTCGCCGTCGAGAAAGCGCGTTTGCATCGAAAAGCCGTGCGTCCAGGCGAGGTTGACCAGCCCGAGGAGGCTGCGCACGTAGACCGAGCTCATCGCACCGCCGTACGCGGGTGTCGCGATGAACGGCCGGATGTGCGGGAGCGCGGCCGGATCGAGCATGGGCAGCGGGCGTTTCAGGCGCTGCGCCCGCGTGTCGACAGCAGCGCGCGCAGCTTGGCTGGCGCCACCGGTTTGGTCAGCAGCATCACGCTGCCCTTGCGCAGGCGCTGCAGCACCTCGGGGCCGGTGGCGCCCGAGACGAGCACCGCCAAGGCGCCGGGCTGCAATGTGCGCGCAGCGTCGATCACGGTCATGCCGTCCTCGTCGCCGGCCAGTTGCAGGTCGCACAACAGCACATCGCAGCGCGCGCCGGATGCGCCGAGCAGGGCGATCGCTTGCGCGCCGCCCGTGGCACACACCACCGTACAGCCCCACAGCTCGAGCAGCGTTCGGGTGCTCTCGAGGATGGCCGGGTCGTCGTCCACCACCATGCAGTGCAGTTGCGTGAGCGCCATCGGCGCCGGTGGTTCGGGCGCGGGCGGCGCGACGTCGGCCAGCTCGGCGCGCGGCAGCGTCACGCCGAAGGTGCTGCCCCGCTGCAGCGCCGAGCGCAACGCGATGCGCGTGCCGAGGAGCGCAGCGATGCGTGCGCAGATCGCGAGGCCGAGCCCGAAGCCCTGCCGACGGTCTCGCTCGGTGTTGGCCACCTGGTAGAACTCCTCGAAGATCCTCGCCTGGTGGATCGGCGCGATGCCGACGCCGTTGTCGCGCACCTCGATGCGCACGCTGCCGATGCCAGCGCGGCGCGCGACCACCAGCACGGTGCCGTCGGGCGGCGCATGTCGGATCGCGTTCGCGACCAGGTTGCCGACGATGCGCAGCATGAGCGCCGGATCGGTGCGTACCGCGAAGCCGCGGTCGTGCCAGTGAAGATGGATGCCGGTCTCGCGCGCCTGTGCGCCGTGTTGTGCAGCGAGCTGGTCGAACAGGGCTTCAAGCGACACGTTCGTGACGGCGGGCGTCAACACGCGCGCATCGAGGCGCGAGATTTCGAGCAGGTCGTCGAGCAGCACGCCCATGAAGGCGGTGCTCTCCTGCAGGCGTTGCACGGCCGGCCTCTGCGTCGGCGTGGCAGTCGGCAGCAGGCCGTCGATGAAGAGGCCCATCGCGTGCAGCGGCTGGCGCAGGTCGTGGCTCGCGGCCGCCAAAAAGCGGGCGCGCGAGAGGGCCGCCTGCTCGGCTTCGGCCATGCGCTGCAGCGCGACGGCGGTGGCTTCGCGCACGCGCTCTTCGCTGATCTGGTGATTGCGTTGCAACCGTTCGGCAAGCCGGTTGATGTCGTGCGCCAGCACCGCGACTTCGTGCTTCGAGCCGCCCACGCCTTCACCGCTGCGCCCCACCACATCGCAGCGTGCGTCGAAATTGCCGGCCTCCAGCGCTGCCACGGTGTCCGACACGCGGCGCAGCGGCAATGCCACTGCGCGCGCCATGTGCCGCACCGACGCCCACGCAGCCAGCAGCGCGACCAGCGCGATGCCGATGCCCGCCAGCAACGAGCGGGTGCGTGCGCGCGCATAGGCGCTGGTGTCGCGAAAGGTCTGCACCAGGCCGATCGGCGCATCGCCCCCGGCGGTCGAGCCCTGCGGCGCGAACGCGGTCGCGCTCGATGCCTCGCGCACGGTGACGGACGCCGCGAAGATGCGCAGTCGGTCGACCGGCAGTGGCGTCGAGCCGGCGGTGACGTAGACGCCTGCGCTGTTGCTGATCTCGACGCGGGTCACCTGCCCGCCGCGCAGCGCGGCATTGGCCACGTTCTGCAGCGCCGGCAGGTCGCCGGCATACAGGCTCAGGTCCGACATCGCCGCCACCTGGCGCGCCACGGCCTGGCCTTCGGCGTCGAAGGCCGCTTCGAGCGTGCGCAGCCGGCTGTGCGTGAACCAGCCGGTCAGCGCCAGTGCGACCACTGCGCACGGCAGCACGCCGAGCCGGACCAGGTCGCGCCGCAGATGGCCTCGGACGACAAGGGTGCGCGTGCGCGGGCGCAGCGTGTCCGGAGCGGCAGGCGAGAGAGGGGAGGGCATGAACGCCAGTCGCGGGCTCGGTGCGGTCATCGGAGGGCGGTCACGCGTTCGGTCAGTTCGCGCTCGTTGGGCAGGCGAAGGCCGAGCCCCCGGGCCACCGTGGCGTTGACGCGAACGGTGGCCGGCGCGGCGGCCTCGACCAGCGCGCTAGCGGAGCCCGTGCCGGACGCCACGAGCTTCTGAGCGAGCGCACGCGCCTGCTGCGCAAGCTGGGACGGCGTCGAGACGACGGCGGCCAGGCCACCGGAACGCACCAGGCCTTCGCTGGCGCCGAACACCGGCAGGCCGGCACCGGCACCGGCGCGCAGCACGGCGAGCGTCGCGGCCTGGTTGTCGCCGATCAGGTCGGGCAGCACCATCAGCGCATCGCTGCGGGGCAGCACCGAGCGCAGGGCAGCGGCCAGCGATTTCGCATCGGGCGCGTACTCGATCTGCAGCTCCCAACCCTGCGCGGCGCGCTGCAACTCGCGCAGGAGCGGTTCGGATTCGGCGGTCGCCACCACGCCGAGCCGGCGCTTGCGCGGCAGGACCGCGTCGACCAGGGCGAGCTGGTCGGCCATGGACGGGTCGCGCAGCAGCACGCCCACGCGACGGTCGCTGCGACGGAACGCGGGTTGCGACTTCAGGCTCTCGTAGTCCAGCCGCGTGAGCATGGCGAGGACCAGCGGGTCTGGCCCCGGCCGCTCGATGGCGGCGCGCGAGGCGGTCACGCCGACGGCGATCGTCACGTTGATGTCCGCTGCCGCACCCGGCCGCACGCTGCGCGTGCGCACACCGGCGACGGCACGTTCCTCCTCCGCCGGGGATGCGTCCGCTGCCAGTGCACGCAACTGCTGCACGAACTCCGCATACGGCGCGACTTCGTCGGCCACCAGCACCGTCAGGCTGGCCGCACGTGCCGGGATCGTGGTGAACATGGCGCACGCCGTCGCCCCCGCCGCCACAAGGGCGGAGATTCGGCGCAGCAGCGGCCAGCGCATCGAGGGGGAGCGAACAACCATGGGCGATCGGCACACGCAAAGTGAGACGGTCCCAATGTACGAAGCGGGTTCGTTCCACGCGATAAGGCAGACGGCTGATGCGGTGCGCCCGGGATAGGCCCGATGGCCAGGGGAACGCTCAGGCCGCTTCGCGCACGACCGCGAGCTGGGCGGCGATGGCTTGGCGCAGCGTGCGCGGCGACACCGGTTTGTAAAGCACGGCAACACCCGCGCTCGCCACTTCTCGCAGGCGGTCGGCCTTGGTCTCGCCGGTCACGAGCAGCCGCGCGGTGCTCGCGCCGATGCCGTTCGGGTGCCGCTCCAGCGCGGCGATCACGTCCAGGCCGTTGTCGCCGCCATGCAGCAGCAGGTCGCTCACCACCACTTCCGGCGGTGCGGCCCAGGCGTCGGCAAGGGCCAGCGCTTCTGCCCGCGTCTGCGCCGCCATCACGGTGGCGCCCCAGTTCGAGAGCACGACCTGCAGCCCTTCGAGGATCGTGCGTTCGTCGTCGATCACCAGCACCCGCACACCCGTCAGATCGGCTTCTTCGTCCAGTGCAGTTCCCGCCGACGGACCGCCGGGCGGCGGCAGGTAGGCCACCGGGGCGGCGGCCCGCACGACGAGCCGCACGCACGTGCCTTTTTGCGGACGCGACGTCAGCTCGACCCGGGTGTTGAGCAGGGCTGCGAGCCGCTGCACAGTGGCCAGTCCGAGGCCCATGCCGCGGGTCCCGCGCGAGCCGGCCTCGCCGTGCGGGTCGACCTGGAAGAACTCCTCGAACACGCGGGCCTGGTGCTGCGGCGCGATACCGATGCCGGTGTCCCACACATCGATGCGCACGCCCTTGCCGCGCCGCCGCGCGCCCACCAGGATGCCGCCTTCGGTGGTGTGGCGCAGCGAGTTCGACACCAGGTTGTTCAGCACGCGCGACAGCATCACGTAGTCGCAGCGCACCCACAGCTCAGTCTTGCGCACCACCAGGCGCAGGTCCCGCTGCTCGGCCACCGCGCGGAAATTGCGACTGATTTCGTCGAATAGGCGGTCCAGCGGAAAGTCGAGCCATTGCGGCTGCAGCACGCCCGCGTCGAGCTGCGAGAGGTTGAGCAGTTCCGAGAAGAGCCGGTCCAGCGAGTCGACGCACTCCTTGATGTGGCCGATGCGTTGCAGGCGCACCGGATCGGTCTCGCCGTTCGCCAGCCCGTCGGAAAAAAGCGTGAGCGCGTGCAGCGGCTGGCGCAGGTCGTGGCTGGCGGCCGCGAGCAACCGCGTCTTGGCCTGGCTGGCAATTTCGAGCTGCTCGTTCTTGCGCGCGAGTTCGGCGGTGGCGTCGCCGATGCGGCTTTGCAGCAAGCGCTGGCTTTGCACCATCGCGCTCGCCGCCTCGTTGAAGCCGCGCTGCAATCGCCGCACTTCCTGCGTGCCTTCGATCGCCACGCTCGCGTCTTCGCCCGCACCCAACCGGTCGACCGCCTCGCCCAGCGCGCGGATCGGCGCGCTGATCCGCCGGGCCGCCCACCAGCCCGCCAGGCTCACACCGATCAGCGTGGCGGC
Proteins encoded:
- a CDS encoding sensor domain-containing diguanylate cyclase, producing MLLLAINAWLIYQTRRTELAQISRANSNLAQAVTAQVEGSIAEVEHVLDNIVFALERSDLTTDSLQRMQPMLVSQVAAIKQLKGLFVYDAAGRWIVNSEASWDPSRNNADRSYFVHHRNNPSVRPLISAPIVSRSSGEWIIPVSRRVNDPDGNFQGVVLGTLSVRNLGEFLNKFAIGQQGAIAVILAGRILVRRPFSEQDLGKRLPASPLQTLFATQPSGTADARSTVDGVQRIISFEHMQNYPVLVTVAVGKDEALADWESTSIMQTAWVIVLCMMVAGAGTFVIRAIRLRVQAEAGLRDARDALTEANQRLAHLAQYDELTGLPNRRYFDSRLHRAFREAQRDKHSLAIVMIDVDQFKQYNDRYGHVEGDHCLQLVADAVQSVARRPYDFVARYGGEEMVMLLPKTDSAGAERVAEAGRVAVLNLRIRHEASSLGMASISLGVACLTPQAHDMPEDLIRVADAALYKAKREGRNRVCIDPQPGFAAG
- a CDS encoding hybrid sensor histidine kinase/response regulator; the encoded protein is MTAPSPRLAFMPSPLSPAAPDTLRPRTRTLVVRGHLRRDLVRLGVLPCAVVALALTGWFTHSRLRTLEAAFDAEGQAVARQVAAMSDLSLYAGDLPALQNVANAALRGGQVTRVEISNSAGVYVTAGSTPLPVDRLRIFAASVTVREASSATAFAPQGSTAGGDAPIGLVQTFRDTSAYARARTRSLLAGIGIALVALLAAWASVRHMARAVALPLRRVSDTVAALEAGNFDARCDVVGRSGEGVGGSKHEVAVLAHDINRLAERLQRNHQISEERVREATAVALQRMAEAEQAALSRARFLAAASHDLRQPLHAMGLFIDGLLPTATPTQRPAVQRLQESTAFMGVLLDDLLEISRLDARVLTPAVTNVSLEALFDQLAAQHGAQARETGIHLHWHDRGFAVRTDPALMLRIVGNLVANAIRHAPPDGTVLVVARRAGIGSVRIEVRDNGVGIAPIHQARIFEEFYQVANTERDRRQGFGLGLAICARIAALLGTRIALRSALQRGSTFGVTLPRAELADVAPPAPEPPAPMALTQLHCMVVDDDPAILESTRTLLELWGCTVVCATGGAQAIALLGASGARCDVLLCDLQLAGDEDGMTVIDAARTLQPGALAVLVSGATGPEVLQRLRKGSVMLLTKPVAPAKLRALLSTRGRSA
- a CDS encoding ABC transporter substrate-binding protein is translated as MFTTIPARAASLTVLVADEVAPYAEFVQQLRALAADASPAEEERAVAGVRTRSVRPGAAADINVTIAVGVTASRAAIERPGPDPLVLAMLTRLDYESLKSQPAFRRSDRRVGVLLRDPSMADQLALVDAVLPRKRRLGVVATAESEPLLRELQRAAQGWELQIEYAPDAKSLAAALRSVLPRSDALMVLPDLIGDNQAATLAVLRAGAGAGLPVFGASEGLVRSGGLAAVVSTPSQLAQQARALAQKLVASGTGSASALVEAAAPATVRVNATVARGLGLRLPNERELTERVTALR
- a CDS encoding ATP-binding response regulator encodes the protein MNWSIRALRKLLNLSLAQQLVLLALLPAAVATVGAIGVLTGQHLTSVTELMRANAQTVALQVATLAQQPMAHMDRRALARTAQSGAYQPHVQQVQIWSEDGEIVARSEAPGRRTGEGLQAVAPIVNDDGSRLGKVMVEISLDAVQAARKSVGLNVALVLAATLIGVSLAGWWAARRISAPIRALGEAVDRLGAGEDASVAIEGTQEVRRLQRGFNEAASAMVQSQRLLQSRIGDATAELARKNEQLEIASQAKTRLLAAASHDLRQPLHALTLFSDGLANGETDPVRLQRIGHIKECVDSLDRLFSELLNLSQLDAGVLQPQWLDFPLDRLFDEISRNFRAVAEQRDLRLVVRKTELWVRCDYVMLSRVLNNLVSNSLRHTTEGGILVGARRRGKGVRIDVWDTGIGIAPQHQARVFEEFFQVDPHGEAGSRGTRGMGLGLATVQRLAALLNTRVELTSRPQKGTCVRLVVRAAAPVAYLPPPGGPSAGTALDEEADLTGVRVLVIDDERTILEGLQVVLSNWGATVMAAQTRAEALALADAWAAPPEVVVSDLLLHGGDNGLDVIAALERHPNGIGASTARLLVTGETKADRLREVASAGVAVLYKPVSPRTLRQAIAAQLAVVREAA